One window from the genome of bacterium encodes:
- a CDS encoding aminotransferase class I/II-fold pyridoxal phosphate-dependent enzyme yields MLDYAHRLNTLPPYLFADLERKVSEKIARGKDVINLGIGDPDLPPPSSFTESLQRHTADPDAHFYSSSRGDGEVRQAIAHYFAGRFHVELDSDTQICVVLGGKEGLSSLGRAYVNPGDEVAVPSPAYPVYAQGITALCDGRVRTLPLRAEHQFLPEIAQAEGARMFFVNYPNNPTGAIAPDSFWHKLADFADTHKETVVCHDHAYSEMTFGSYVAPSFLQFTNNAVEMHSLSKVFNATGFRIGFAVGREDIIAGLVKAKTQIDSGAPLMIQRAMADGLLRYNGMEPPPEVREIRLTYGERRTFAERALSSLGLDVTYSPATFYVWARVGQDEMPFVEHALERDVVITPGRGFGPEGVGYVRLALTQPLHRIQEALHRLV; encoded by the coding sequence ATGCTCGACTACGCCCATCGTCTGAACACACTGCCGCCCTACCTCTTCGCCGATCTCGAACGCAAGGTCTCCGAGAAGATTGCGCGCGGCAAGGATGTGATCAATCTCGGCATCGGGGATCCCGATCTGCCGCCGCCTTCAAGTTTCACCGAATCCTTGCAGCGCCACACCGCCGATCCGGACGCGCATTTCTATTCGTCCTCGCGCGGCGACGGAGAAGTGCGGCAGGCCATCGCGCACTATTTTGCCGGACGCTTCCACGTGGAACTGGATTCGGATACGCAGATCTGCGTGGTGCTGGGCGGCAAAGAAGGGTTGTCGTCACTCGGGCGTGCTTATGTCAATCCGGGAGATGAAGTCGCCGTGCCGTCGCCGGCTTATCCGGTCTACGCACAGGGCATCACCGCGCTCTGCGATGGCCGCGTGCGCACGCTGCCGCTGCGAGCGGAGCATCAGTTTCTGCCGGAGATTGCGCAGGCCGAGGGCGCGCGGATGTTCTTCGTCAACTATCCGAACAATCCCACCGGAGCCATTGCGCCGGACTCCTTCTGGCATAAACTCGCCGACTTTGCCGACACCCACAAGGAAACGGTGGTCTGCCACGATCACGCCTACAGCGAGATGACTTTCGGCAGCTACGTCGCGCCGTCTTTCCTGCAGTTCACTAACAACGCGGTGGAGATGCATTCGCTGTCCAAGGTGTTCAATGCCACCGGATTCCGCATCGGCTTTGCCGTGGGGCGGGAAGATATTATTGCGGGACTGGTCAAAGCCAAGACGCAAATCGACAGCGGCGCGCCGCTGATGATTCAGCGCGCTATGGCCGACGGCCTGCTGCGTTACAACGGCATGGAGCCGCCGCCGGAAGTGCGCGAAATCCGCCTCACGTATGGCGAGCGCCGCACCTTTGCCGAACGCGCCCTGTCCTCCCTCGGCTTGGATGTCACCTACAGCCCCGCGACGTTTTATGTCTGGGCGCGCGTGGGACAGGATGAAATGCCGTTTGTGGAACACGCTCTCGAACGCGACGTGGTGATCACGCCCGGACGCGGCTTCGGCCCCGAGGGCGTGGGCTATGTTCGCCTCGCTCTGACTCAACCGCTTCACCGCATACAGGAGGCACTGCACCGCCTTGTTTGA
- a CDS encoding VUT family protein — translation MLLSVLYVILIVAANIFASLWMVPLPFGVKAPAGVFFFAPLFTLRDRIQIDRGTRWVYMLIAITAVLSWLMGVFVGLPLLARISLASVAAFIVSESLDTLLFTVVKRSFVQRSLISNLFSSVADSAIFITLAFGWNPRIILGQWIIKMIISSVMIPLLKPKAVHAPGA, via the coding sequence GTGCTGCTTTCCGTTCTGTATGTGATTTTGATTGTGGCGGCGAATATCTTCGCCAGCCTTTGGATGGTGCCGCTGCCGTTTGGGGTGAAGGCTCCGGCGGGAGTGTTCTTCTTTGCGCCGCTCTTTACGCTGCGCGACCGCATTCAGATCGACCGCGGCACGCGCTGGGTCTACATGCTCATCGCCATCACGGCGGTCTTAAGCTGGCTGATGGGCGTGTTTGTCGGCCTGCCGCTTTTGGCGCGCATCAGTCTGGCCAGCGTGGCGGCGTTCATCGTCTCCGAGTCGCTGGACACGCTGCTCTTCACCGTGGTCAAGCGCTCCTTCGTGCAGCGCTCGCTGATCTCCAACCTGTTTTCCTCCGTAGCCGATTCGGCGATCTTCATCACCCTCGCCTTCGGTTGGAACCCGCGCATTATCCTCGGCCAGTGGATTATCAAGATGATCATCTCGTCCGTGATGATTCCCTTATTGAAACCGAAGGCCGTGCATGCCCCCGGAGCGTGA
- the dapF gene encoding diaminopimelate epimerase: MNIPFSKYHGLGNDFILMEDRDRSITPTLTPPIIRFLCDRHIGLGADGILVRQPTSEADHRMVLFNADGSPAEISGNGMRCFVLFLKECGYGVDKDVTIQTGGGIQRARMVAEDSVEGTMPRPRFVRGAGSSTGNGKPELLDLRARDKHFMVAPVNVGNPHGVIFGEERDIAFAETYGPVLEKHPAFPEGANIEFVNVISPIACRLVVWERGAGITLACGSGSTATACAGAALGHFEFNQPIAVIQPGGTLHITVSDTFSEIRQRGPAKFVFKGEVEI; this comes from the coding sequence ATGAACATCCCCTTTTCCAAGTACCACGGCCTCGGTAACGACTTTATCCTGATGGAGGACCGCGACCGCTCGATCACGCCGACGCTGACTCCTCCCATCATCCGTTTCCTCTGTGACCGCCATATCGGCCTTGGCGCGGACGGGATTCTGGTCCGCCAGCCCACCAGCGAAGCCGACCACCGCATGGTGCTGTTCAATGCGGACGGCTCCCCGGCGGAGATTTCCGGCAACGGCATGCGCTGCTTCGTCCTCTTCTTAAAAGAGTGTGGTTATGGGGTGGACAAGGACGTCACCATTCAAACCGGCGGCGGCATTCAGCGCGCGCGGATGGTTGCCGAAGATAGCGTAGAAGGCACCATGCCCCGGCCCCGCTTTGTCCGCGGAGCGGGATCTTCGACGGGCAACGGCAAACCCGAACTGCTTGATCTGCGCGCGCGCGACAAGCACTTCATGGTGGCCCCGGTAAACGTGGGCAATCCGCACGGCGTGATTTTCGGCGAGGAGCGGGATATTGCCTTTGCCGAAACCTATGGCCCCGTGCTGGAAAAGCATCCGGCCTTTCCCGAAGGCGCCAACATCGAATTCGTGAATGTGATCTCGCCCATCGCCTGCCGCCTTGTGGTTTGGGAACGCGGCGCGGGCATCACCCTCGCCTGCGGCAGTGGCAGCACCGCCACGGCCTGCGCCGGCGCGGCCCTCGGCCATTTCGAATTCAACCAGCCCATCGCGGTCATTCAACCCGGCGGCACGTTGCACATCACCGTCTCCGATACCTTCTCCGAAATCCGCCAACGCGGCCCCGCGAAGTTTGTGTTCAAAGGAGAGGTGGAAATCTGA
- the queF gene encoding preQ(1) synthase — MPTTKQDLKTLTKLGSKARPSRRLEVFPNHAPGEITVNLHCTEFTCVCPMTGQPDFAEIEISYLPDQFVVESKSMKLYLETYRETGVFHEHLAVDIGKDFVKYVKPVSLDVTVHFNVRGGIAISATWHYER, encoded by the coding sequence ATGCCTACCACCAAACAAGACCTCAAGACCCTTACCAAGCTTGGCAGCAAGGCCCGGCCCTCGCGGCGGTTGGAAGTGTTTCCCAATCATGCGCCGGGCGAAATCACGGTGAACCTGCACTGCACGGAATTCACCTGTGTCTGTCCCATGACCGGGCAGCCGGACTTTGCCGAGATCGAAATCAGCTATCTGCCGGACCAGTTCGTGGTGGAATCCAAATCCATGAAACTGTACCTCGAAACCTACCGCGAAACCGGCGTGTTCCATGAGCATCTGGCGGTGGACATCGGCAAGGATTTCGTCAAGTATGTCAAACCCGTGTCGCTGGATGTGACCGTGCATTTCAACGTGCGGGGCGGCATTGCCATTTCCGCCACCTGGCACTACGAGAGATAA